In one window of Methanolobus mangrovi DNA:
- a CDS encoding 50S ribosomal protein L24e, with amino-acid sequence MEQRKCSFCGEILEPGTGKLFVKKDGSTYYFCTSKCESNFDLGRLPRRTVWTEQGRIHLKKA; translated from the coding sequence ATGGAACAAAGAAAATGTTCTTTTTGCGGTGAAATTCTTGAACCGGGAACTGGTAAGCTCTTCGTAAAGAAGGATGGTTCAACTTATTATTTCTGTACATCCAAATGCGAAAGCAACTTTGATCTCGGAAGGTTACCAAGACGTACAGTCTGGACCGAACAGGGTAGAATCCACTTGAAGAAAGCATAA
- the ndk gene encoding nucleoside-diphosphate kinase, translating to MEQTYIMIKPDAVQRGLMGEIISRVEKRGLKIAAMRLGVMSEESAKEHYKEHAERPFFASLIEYVTSGPSVSMVVEGKNSIAIMRAVNGATNPVDALPGTIRGDLAIETGRNVVHASDSTESAQREIAIHFKDSDIVNYSKIDEVCLYE from the coding sequence ATGGAACAGACATACATTATGATCAAGCCAGATGCAGTACAGCGTGGACTGATGGGCGAGATCATTTCAAGAGTAGAGAAACGCGGTCTTAAGATCGCAGCTATGAGACTTGGTGTCATGAGTGAAGAGAGTGCAAAGGAGCACTACAAGGAACATGCTGAAAGGCCATTCTTTGCTTCACTTATTGAGTATGTAACATCAGGTCCTTCTGTTTCCATGGTAGTGGAAGGAAAGAATTCCATTGCTATCATGCGTGCAGTGAACGGTGCAACAAATCCTGTTGATGCACTCCCTGGTACAATAAGGGGAGATCTTGCAATTGAAACCGGCAGGAATGTAGTACATGCTTCCGATTCAACAGAATCCGCACAGCGTGAAATCGCTATCCACTTCAAGGATTCAGATATAGTGAACTATTCAAAGATCGATGAGGTTTGTCTCTACGAGTAA